The proteins below come from a single Plantactinospora sp. KBS50 genomic window:
- a CDS encoding SpoIIE family protein phosphatase has translation MSTERNAPPAEAEEHIRRARLPADRRTPATARALVRAVLAEADLAELLNEALLLTTELTTNAVEHARTELDIEVLADREGLNVMVSDFAAGPIDHVAARPRNDASDITQVSERGRGLLLVDHFASRWGTLHLPTGKGVWFRLDRKERLRASPALTVAPATLDVLPSPAAPSAGAMSTLMQLAPDPYADDPLPDFAAGLLARVAEMLGAAGGTVRLDRGDGAGTQVLARYGRQPRHDDDQLRIPLAVNRPYHGEVELDVAPSGYARPLAALMAERLSLHLENDRLRRIDLRRQTWLTFLSEASELLAQSLDVELTMALVPQLVVPRLGRWCAVHTTDEWGRLHLSAVTHEDEGALPELDKLLKESDADSVQGTLREATRLGTQLPIGPPLEGIAVPLIARGQPLGTLAVGRHQRSRHDPDEVGVLEDVARRAALAIENARIHAERRRVAHTLQQSLLPPELPEVDGIGFAAAYVPTGDVAEVGGDFYDVVPLPDGRWLVVVGDVSGKGVQAAAVTGLVRDVIRVLVGDGRPLPEALARLNQTLVERGGGRYCTLALAAVRPGGPGRLEVSLHLAGHDRPVLVRNDGRASFVGSGGTALGLLDTIASPAVEVPLGPGDALIFYTDGVTERRRGGELFGTERLRAAAAPLAGYSAEAVAARLRNTAIGFSTEAPRDDIAILVLRNDAPG, from the coding sequence GTGTCCACGGAGCGGAACGCACCCCCCGCAGAGGCGGAGGAGCACATCCGCCGTGCCCGGTTGCCGGCCGACCGGCGGACACCGGCGACCGCACGGGCACTCGTCCGGGCCGTACTGGCCGAGGCGGACCTGGCCGAACTGCTCAACGAGGCCCTCCTGCTGACCACCGAGCTGACCACCAACGCCGTCGAACACGCCCGCACCGAACTGGACATCGAGGTGCTGGCCGACCGCGAGGGGCTCAACGTGATGGTGTCGGACTTCGCGGCCGGACCCATCGACCACGTGGCGGCGCGGCCCCGCAACGACGCATCCGACATCACCCAGGTCTCCGAGCGGGGCCGCGGGCTGCTGCTGGTCGACCACTTCGCGAGCCGCTGGGGCACCCTGCACCTGCCCACCGGCAAGGGCGTCTGGTTCCGGCTGGACCGCAAGGAACGGCTGCGGGCCAGCCCGGCGCTCACGGTGGCGCCGGCCACGCTGGACGTCCTCCCATCACCGGCCGCGCCGAGCGCCGGGGCGATGAGCACGCTCATGCAACTGGCGCCGGACCCGTACGCGGACGACCCGCTGCCCGACTTCGCCGCCGGCCTGCTCGCCCGGGTGGCCGAGATGCTGGGGGCGGCGGGCGGGACGGTACGGCTTGACCGCGGCGACGGCGCCGGCACGCAGGTGCTGGCCCGGTACGGCCGGCAGCCCCGGCACGACGACGACCAGCTACGCATCCCGCTCGCGGTGAACCGGCCGTACCACGGGGAGGTGGAACTCGACGTCGCTCCCTCCGGGTACGCCCGGCCGCTGGCGGCGCTGATGGCCGAGCGGCTCTCCCTGCACCTGGAGAACGACCGGCTGCGCCGGATCGACCTGCGGCGCCAGACCTGGCTCACCTTCCTCTCCGAGGCCAGCGAACTGCTCGCGCAGTCGCTGGACGTGGAGCTGACGATGGCCCTCGTGCCGCAACTGGTGGTGCCGCGGCTGGGCCGCTGGTGCGCCGTACACACCACCGACGAGTGGGGGCGGCTGCACCTGTCCGCCGTCACCCACGAGGATGAGGGCGCCCTGCCGGAGTTGGACAAGCTGCTCAAGGAGAGCGACGCCGACTCGGTGCAGGGCACCCTGCGCGAGGCCACCCGGCTGGGCACCCAGTTGCCGATCGGGCCACCGCTGGAGGGCATCGCCGTCCCGCTGATCGCCCGCGGGCAGCCGCTCGGCACCCTGGCCGTCGGCCGGCACCAGCGCAGCCGGCACGATCCGGACGAGGTGGGCGTGCTGGAGGACGTGGCCCGCCGGGCCGCGCTGGCGATCGAGAACGCCCGGATCCACGCCGAGCGGCGCCGGGTGGCGCACACCCTGCAACAGTCCCTGCTGCCACCGGAGCTGCCGGAGGTCGACGGCATCGGCTTCGCCGCCGCGTACGTGCCGACCGGCGACGTGGCCGAGGTGGGGGGCGACTTCTACGACGTGGTCCCGCTGCCGGACGGCCGGTGGCTGGTGGTGGTCGGCGACGTGTCCGGCAAGGGCGTGCAGGCGGCCGCCGTCACCGGCCTGGTCCGGGACGTCATCCGGGTCCTCGTCGGCGACGGCCGGCCGCTGCCCGAGGCGCTGGCCCGGCTCAACCAGACGCTTGTGGAGCGGGGCGGCGGGCGTTACTGCACCCTCGCCCTGGCCGCGGTACGGCCCGGCGGCCCCGGCCGGTTGGAGGTGTCGCTGCACCTCGCCGGCCACGACCGGCCGGTGCTGGTCCGCAACGACGGCCGGGCCTCGTTCGTGGGCAGCGGCGGCACCGCGCTGGGGCTGCTGGACACGATCGCGTCGCCCGCCGTCGAGGTGCCACTCGGGCCGGGCGACGCACTGATCTTCTACACCGACGGGGTGACCGAGCGGCGGCGCGGCGGCGAGCTGTTCGGCACCGAACGACTGCGTGCCGCCGCCGCGCCGCTGGCCGGATATTCGGCCGAGGCGGTGGCGGCCCGGCTGCGGAACACCGCGATCGGCTTCTCCACCGAGGCGCCCCGGGACGACATCGCGATCCTGGTACTGCGCAACGACGCACCCGGCTGA
- a CDS encoding S9 family peptidase gives MTTEMPAPPAAKRVPTERSHHGDTVIDEYAWLAVKDDPETLDYLRAENAYTDAATTHLAGLRETLFTETRQRTLETDLTVPVRKGGYWYYTRTVQGEQYAIHCRRAIAEGETEPPRLAEGETEPPRLAEGETESSGTSDGAPLAGEEVLLDGNALAEGRDFFALGAFDVSPDGRWLAYSTDFAGDERFTLRIKDLTTGEVQADEIPDTFYGTAWSEDGSTLFYLTVDEAWRPYRVWRHTLGTPAADDVIVYEEPDERFWVSVELTRSEKFILIEIGSKTTSEVRVIPASNPTGEPAVVAQRRQGIEYSVEHHGHRFLILHNDGAEDFALAYTSADAPGAWTPMIEHTPGTRLESVDAFANHLVVSLRTGGLTGLRVLTVGSTAAYDVPFPEPIYSVGLSSNPEYQTDTVRISYTSLVTPESVYDVDLVTGELTLRKRKPVLAGPDGREFDPSAYEQHREWAVADDGTRVPISLVCRADTPRDGSAPCVLYGYGSYETSMDPWFSIPRLSLLNRGVVFAVAHIRGGGELGRRWYDQGKMLAKKNTFTDFVACARHLAGSGWTAADRLVARGGSAGGLLMGAVANLAPDAFAGIVAQVPFVDALTSILDPSLPLTVTEWEEWGDPLHDPEVYAYMRSYTPYENVRSVRYPAILALTSLNDTRVLYHEPAKWIARLRAASPRGRTC, from the coding sequence GTGACGACGGAGATGCCGGCGCCCCCGGCCGCCAAGCGGGTCCCCACCGAGCGCAGCCACCACGGCGACACGGTCATCGACGAGTACGCCTGGCTCGCCGTGAAGGACGACCCGGAGACGCTGGACTACCTGCGGGCGGAGAACGCGTACACCGACGCCGCCACCACCCACCTGGCCGGCCTGCGCGAGACGCTGTTCACCGAGACCCGGCAGCGGACCCTGGAAACGGACCTGACGGTGCCGGTGCGCAAGGGCGGCTACTGGTACTACACCCGGACCGTGCAGGGCGAGCAGTACGCCATCCACTGCCGGCGGGCGATCGCCGAGGGCGAGACCGAACCGCCGCGTCTCGCCGAGGGCGAGACCGAACCGCCGCGTCTCGCCGAGGGCGAGACCGAGTCATCCGGTACGTCCGACGGCGCGCCGCTGGCCGGCGAGGAGGTGCTGCTGGACGGCAACGCGCTGGCCGAAGGGCGCGACTTCTTCGCCCTGGGCGCCTTCGACGTGAGCCCGGACGGGCGGTGGCTGGCCTACTCCACCGACTTCGCCGGGGACGAGCGGTTCACCCTGCGGATCAAGGACCTGACCACCGGCGAGGTGCAGGCCGACGAGATCCCCGACACGTTCTACGGCACCGCCTGGTCGGAGGACGGTTCCACGCTGTTCTACCTGACCGTGGACGAGGCGTGGCGGCCGTACCGGGTGTGGCGGCACACGCTGGGCACGCCCGCCGCGGACGACGTCATCGTGTACGAGGAACCCGACGAGCGGTTCTGGGTGAGCGTCGAACTGACCCGCTCGGAGAAGTTCATCCTGATCGAGATCGGCAGCAAGACCACCAGCGAGGTACGGGTGATCCCGGCCAGCAACCCCACCGGCGAGCCGGCGGTGGTGGCGCAGCGGCGGCAGGGCATCGAGTACTCCGTGGAGCATCACGGGCACCGCTTCCTGATCCTGCACAACGACGGCGCCGAGGACTTCGCGCTGGCCTACACCTCGGCGGACGCGCCGGGCGCCTGGACGCCGATGATCGAACACACCCCGGGCACCCGGCTCGAATCGGTGGACGCGTTCGCCAATCACCTGGTGGTGTCGCTGCGCACCGGCGGTCTCACCGGGCTGCGGGTGCTCACCGTGGGCAGCACCGCCGCGTACGACGTGCCGTTCCCGGAACCGATCTACTCGGTGGGGCTCAGCAGCAACCCCGAGTACCAAACCGACACCGTGCGGATCAGCTACACCTCGCTGGTGACGCCCGAGTCCGTGTACGACGTCGACCTTGTCACCGGCGAGCTGACGCTGCGCAAGCGCAAGCCGGTGCTGGCCGGGCCGGACGGTCGGGAGTTCGATCCGTCGGCGTACGAGCAGCACCGGGAGTGGGCGGTGGCCGACGACGGCACCCGGGTGCCGATCTCGCTGGTCTGCCGGGCGGACACCCCGCGCGACGGTTCCGCGCCCTGCGTGCTCTACGGCTACGGCTCGTACGAGACCAGCATGGACCCGTGGTTCTCCATCCCCCGGCTGTCCCTGCTGAACCGCGGTGTGGTGTTCGCGGTCGCGCACATCCGCGGCGGCGGTGAACTGGGCCGCCGCTGGTACGACCAGGGCAAGATGCTGGCCAAGAAGAACACCTTCACCGACTTCGTCGCCTGCGCCCGGCACCTGGCCGGCAGCGGCTGGACCGCCGCCGACCGGCTGGTCGCCCGGGGCGGCTCCGCGGGCGGGTTGCTGATGGGCGCGGTGGCGAACCTGGCGCCGGACGCCTTCGCGGGCATCGTCGCCCAGGTGCCGTTCGTGGACGCGCTCACCTCGATCCTCGACCCGTCGCTGCCGCTGACCGTCACCGAGTGGGAGGAGTGGGGCGACCCGCTGCACGACCCCGAGGTGTACGCGTACATGCGCTCGTACACGCCGTACGAGAACGTCCGGTCCGTCCGGTACCCGGCCATCCTCGCCCTGACCAGCCTCAACGACACCCGGGTGCTCTACCACGAGCCGGCGAAGTGGATCGCCCGGCTGCGCGCGGCGTCCCCGAGGGGTCGTACCTGTTGA
- a CDS encoding FAD-binding oxidoreductase, producing the protein MTLGDTSRPTGIGGRLERICGPGFARPAGGADEVAGRQARWVAMPGSPNAAADVLRLAAEHDLSVVPRGAGTKLDWGAPPVQVDVLLDTGRLAGIWHRSPGERTAEVGAGTPVRAVQAMLERSGYRLPVDVRSAGATVGGVVAADEAGPLRHRHGSPCSQVTEVSYVDAAGQLLRAGGVPASRAGELAPLLCGSQGALGVLISATVRVQEVPTHRLWVLRPVWTPLEVHNLVGEILASAVMPAAIEVDLPAAGPGPERPPVYPPERAGHPAGTGRAGRAVPPRRSGSLAVLVEGGPAEVAERARRLGRILGATARSMTEAPSWWRRYPFAGDDVALRIEVPIGDLHAAVYALRDAAGAPVAVRGSAGLGVVHAALPATTPPPRVAGLLTAVRDVLMARSGRCVVLAAPPEIRRAVDLWGDLPDLSLLRRIKDRYDPEHRLAPGRFPGGL; encoded by the coding sequence ATGACGCTCGGTGACACGTCCCGTCCGACCGGTATCGGCGGACGGCTCGAAAGGATCTGCGGCCCCGGCTTCGCCCGCCCGGCCGGCGGCGCCGACGAGGTGGCGGGACGGCAGGCCCGGTGGGTCGCCATGCCCGGCTCGCCCAACGCCGCCGCCGACGTGCTGCGGCTCGCCGCCGAGCACGACCTGTCCGTCGTGCCCCGCGGCGCCGGGACGAAACTCGACTGGGGCGCCCCGCCCGTACAGGTGGACGTCCTGCTGGACACCGGCCGGCTGGCAGGGATCTGGCACCGGTCGCCCGGCGAGCGGACCGCCGAGGTCGGCGCCGGTACGCCGGTCCGGGCGGTCCAGGCGATGTTGGAACGGTCCGGCTACCGGCTGCCGGTCGACGTACGCTCCGCCGGGGCGACCGTCGGCGGGGTGGTGGCCGCGGACGAGGCCGGACCGCTGCGCCACCGGCACGGTTCGCCGTGCTCCCAGGTGACCGAGGTCAGCTACGTGGACGCCGCCGGTCAACTCCTGCGGGCCGGCGGCGTACCCGCGTCGCGCGCCGGTGAGCTGGCGCCGCTGCTGTGCGGGTCGCAGGGTGCGCTCGGGGTGCTGATCTCGGCCACCGTGCGAGTGCAGGAGGTGCCCACCCACCGGCTGTGGGTGCTCCGTCCGGTGTGGACCCCGCTGGAGGTGCACAATCTGGTCGGCGAGATCCTGGCGAGCGCCGTCATGCCGGCCGCCATCGAGGTCGACCTGCCGGCCGCCGGCCCGGGACCGGAGCGTCCGCCGGTGTACCCGCCGGAGCGCGCCGGCCACCCGGCCGGTACCGGGCGGGCCGGCCGGGCGGTGCCGCCGCGCCGGTCCGGCAGCCTGGCGGTGCTGGTGGAGGGTGGCCCGGCCGAGGTGGCCGAGCGGGCCAGGCGGCTCGGTCGCATCCTCGGCGCCACCGCCCGGAGCATGACCGAGGCGCCGTCGTGGTGGCGGCGGTATCCGTTCGCCGGGGACGACGTGGCGCTGCGGATCGAGGTGCCGATCGGTGATCTGCACGCCGCCGTCTACGCGCTGCGGGACGCGGCCGGCGCTCCCGTTGCGGTACGCGGCTCCGCCGGGCTCGGCGTCGTACACGCCGCGCTGCCGGCGACGACCCCGCCGCCCCGGGTGGCGGGACTGCTCACCGCGGTCCGTGACGTGCTGATGGCGCGCTCGGGGCGGTGCGTGGTGCTGGCCGCGCCACCGGAGATCCGCCGGGCCGTCGACCTGTGGGGCGACCTGCCCGACCTGTCCCTGCTGCGGCGGATCAAGGATCGGTACGACCCGGAGCATCGGCTGGCACCCGGCCGCTTCCCGGGCGGGCTGTGA
- a CDS encoding ATP-binding cassette domain-containing protein codes for MSVTIDKLAQGYGKTVVIDRLTLTLQPGITALLGPNGAGKTTLLRTLATILPPRFGTIRIDGIEVDGERGARRARDRIGYLPQDFGVDPQMTVSDFVEYAAWLRGVRSGQRWRSVGEAIDMVDLADQRRTKMRKLSGGMRRRAGIAWAIVGRPRLILLDEPTVGLDPRQRLQFRKIITSLGDAVVVLSTHLIDDVEAICDRVVVLHGGVAKFDGTVQGMSALGPDDLPGHSALERAYMHLLPESERRL; via the coding sequence ATGAGCGTGACGATCGACAAGCTTGCCCAAGGCTACGGGAAGACCGTTGTCATCGACAGGCTTACCCTGACCCTCCAACCCGGCATAACGGCACTGCTCGGCCCCAACGGTGCGGGTAAGACCACGCTGCTACGTACGCTGGCCACCATCCTCCCACCCCGTTTCGGCACCATCCGGATCGACGGGATCGAGGTGGACGGCGAACGCGGCGCCCGACGGGCCCGCGACAGGATCGGTTATCTCCCGCAGGACTTCGGCGTCGATCCGCAGATGACGGTGTCGGACTTTGTGGAGTATGCCGCGTGGCTCCGTGGCGTCCGGTCCGGACAGCGGTGGCGCTCGGTCGGTGAGGCGATCGACATGGTCGATCTGGCCGACCAGCGCCGGACGAAAATGCGGAAGCTCTCCGGCGGGATGCGCAGGCGGGCGGGGATTGCCTGGGCCATCGTCGGCCGCCCTCGGCTGATCCTGCTCGACGAGCCGACCGTCGGCCTCGACCCGCGCCAACGGCTGCAGTTTCGGAAGATCATCACCAGCCTCGGCGATGCCGTTGTCGTGCTCAGCACCCACCTCATCGACGATGTCGAGGCGATCTGTGACCGGGTGGTGGTGCTGCACGGCGGCGTGGCCAAGTTCGACGGCACCGTCCAGGGCATGTCCGCCCTCGGCCCCGACGACCTGCCGGGGCACTCCGCACTGGAGCGGGCCTACATGCATCTGCTTCCCGAGTCGGAGCGGCGACTGTGA
- a CDS encoding threonine/serine dehydratase, with protein sequence MDLVTIADVRDAAETVAGRVVRTPLLPCPWHDRLWIKPESLQPVGSFKLRGATNAVARLAPADRSRGVVTHSSGNHGQALAFAAAAADVPCTVVIPDGAPEVKIEAVRRLGAEVLVVPPARRLAEAERIAARTGGTLVPPFDDRRIIAGQGTIGLEIVADLPEVAAVLVPVGGGGLASGVATAVKAIRPQTAVFGVEPELAADARASLAAGELVRWEPELTYRTSADGLRTTLSELTLAHLRARLDGILTVTEEEIAAALRRLVRQGRLVVEPSGAVATAAALFRSADLPGGPTVAVVSGGNVDPAVLGRALG encoded by the coding sequence GTGGACCTCGTGACCATCGCCGACGTGCGCGACGCCGCCGAAACCGTGGCCGGCCGGGTCGTGCGTACCCCGCTGCTGCCCTGCCCCTGGCACGACAGGTTGTGGATCAAGCCGGAGAGCCTGCAACCGGTCGGCTCGTTCAAGCTGCGCGGCGCCACCAACGCGGTCGCCCGGCTCGCCCCGGCCGACCGGTCCCGCGGCGTGGTCACGCACTCCTCCGGCAACCACGGGCAGGCGCTGGCCTTCGCCGCGGCCGCGGCGGACGTACCGTGCACGGTGGTGATCCCGGACGGGGCGCCGGAGGTCAAGATCGAGGCGGTCCGCCGGCTCGGCGCCGAGGTGCTGGTGGTGCCGCCGGCCCGCCGGCTCGCCGAGGCCGAGCGGATCGCGGCCCGCACGGGCGGCACGCTCGTCCCGCCGTTCGACGACCGCCGGATCATCGCCGGACAGGGCACGATCGGCCTGGAGATCGTGGCCGACCTGCCCGAGGTGGCCGCCGTGCTGGTGCCGGTCGGCGGCGGCGGGCTGGCCTCCGGGGTGGCCACGGCGGTGAAGGCGATCCGGCCGCAGACGGCCGTGTTCGGGGTCGAGCCGGAGTTGGCGGCCGACGCCCGGGCGTCGCTGGCGGCCGGGGAACTGGTCCGGTGGGAACCCGAGCTGACCTACCGGACCAGCGCGGACGGCCTGCGGACCACGCTGTCCGAGCTGACCCTCGCGCACCTGCGGGCACGCCTGGACGGCATCCTGACGGTGACCGAGGAGGAGATCGCGGCCGCGCTGCGCCGACTCGTCCGGCAGGGCCGGCTGGTCGTCGAGCCGAGCGGGGCGGTCGCCACCGCTGCCGCGCTGTTCCGCTCCGCCGACCTGCCCGGCGGGCCGACCGTGGCGGTGGTCAGCGGCGGCAACGTGGATCCCGCCGTGCTCGGCCGCGCACTCGGGTGA
- a CDS encoding two-component system response regulator: protein MSEQARALLVDDRRENLLALEAILQGLPVTPVAVESGEAALKQLLVDDFAVILLDAQMPDMDGFETASHIKRRERTRHIPIIFLTAADRDAQLALRGYAVGAVDYLTKPFDPWVLRAKVSVFVELWEKNRQLRMQSQLVREREDRWRALSGAVHEAVTVLRSGDPDARDRALELLEQAGPTPAHPL, encoded by the coding sequence GTGAGCGAGCAGGCCAGGGCGCTGCTGGTCGACGATCGTCGGGAGAACCTGCTGGCCCTGGAGGCGATCCTCCAGGGCCTGCCGGTCACCCCGGTCGCCGTGGAGAGCGGCGAGGCGGCGCTGAAGCAGTTGCTCGTGGACGACTTCGCGGTGATCCTGTTGGACGCCCAGATGCCGGACATGGACGGTTTCGAGACGGCCAGCCACATCAAGCGCCGGGAACGGACCCGGCACATCCCGATCATCTTCCTGACGGCCGCCGACCGCGACGCGCAGCTCGCGCTGCGCGGGTACGCCGTCGGCGCGGTCGACTACCTCACCAAGCCGTTCGACCCGTGGGTGCTGCGGGCCAAGGTGTCGGTGTTCGTCGAGCTGTGGGAGAAGAACCGGCAGCTGCGCATGCAGTCGCAACTGGTCCGGGAACGGGAGGACCGGTGGCGGGCGCTGTCCGGCGCGGTGCACGAGGCGGTCACGGTGCTGCGTTCGGGGGATCCGGACGCCCGGGATCGCGCCCTGGAGCTGCTGGAGCAGGCCGGCCCGACGCCCGCACACCCGCTCTGA
- a CDS encoding ATP-binding protein, producing the protein MAGPDRQRELDGLEPDLAGAEHRLGDHGGGQGRPVAEDHGGRPGRDPGTEEHREHDGGPALVVRRRGDPGRPGGRHRGQAGRPGAGAGVAGTWRDLTENVNRLASTLTTQLRAIAEVSTSVTRGDLTQRIAVQAQGEIAELKDNINQMIVTLRETTKKNAEQGWLDSNLARIGDLLQGQRDLGEVCRMIMMEVTPLVDAQLGAFFLADDLDGVVRLRLTASYGYVARDHAVTFGPGEGLVGQIALSRRTIRVRAVSDGRLTLRSGLAETPPADLVVLPVLFEGELLGVIEFAGVTTFSDLHLAFLERLVLTIGVAVNTIQANRRTEELLAQSQRLAHEMQEQSAELQRTNAELEDKAQLLSEQKANIETKNREIELARIGLEEKAQQLSRASAYKSEFLANMSHELRTPLNSLLLLARLLADNPELNLTEKQIEFARTIHSAGSDLLSLIDDILDLSKIEAGRMDVEPVEVRFAEIRNYVEQAFTPQAEQKGLDFQVRVSRELPVAIVTDAQRLQQILRNLLSNAVKFTDNGAVTLRIGPAPAGRYFDVPALQSANQVVAFEVIDTGIGIADDKVGPIFEAFQQADGTTSRRYGGTGLGLSISRDLARLLGGAITVSSAPGQGSTFTLWVPDVLAPDTVVASPIPAATPQLLGTGAPVLRPMADREPVLTPAARQLDGATVLIVDDDVRNVFALTSALELHGMTVLYSDNGVDGVRLLAEHPEVDIVLMDAMMPDQDGYETTRAIRRNHHFAELPVVFLTAKAMPGDRESALAAGASDYITKPVDLDELIELMAVWVTGGGRDSGE; encoded by the coding sequence CTGGCGGGACCTGACCGGCAACGTGAACTCGATGGCCTCGAACCTGACCTCGCAGGTGCGGAACATCGCCTCGGTGACCACGGCGGTGGCCAAGGGCGACCTGTCGCAGAAGATCACGGTGGACGCCCAGGGCGAGATCCTGGAACTGAAGAACACCGTGAACACGATGGTGGACCAGCTCTCGTCGTTCGCCGACGAGGTGACCCGGGTCGGCCGGGAGGTCGGCATCGAGGGCAAGCTGGGCGGCCAGGCGCAGGTGCGGGGGTGGCCGGCACCTGGCGCGACCTCACCGAGAACGTCAACCGGCTGGCCTCCACGCTCACCACCCAGCTCCGGGCGATCGCCGAGGTCTCCACCTCGGTGACCCGCGGCGACCTCACCCAGCGCATCGCGGTGCAGGCGCAGGGGGAGATCGCCGAGCTGAAGGACAACATCAACCAGATGATCGTCACCCTGCGGGAGACGACCAAGAAGAACGCCGAGCAGGGCTGGCTGGACTCCAACCTGGCCCGCATCGGTGACCTGTTGCAGGGTCAGCGCGACCTCGGCGAGGTCTGCCGCATGATCATGATGGAGGTCACCCCGCTGGTCGACGCCCAGCTCGGGGCGTTCTTCCTGGCCGACGACCTGGACGGGGTGGTCCGGCTGCGGTTGACCGCCTCGTACGGCTACGTGGCCCGGGACCATGCCGTGACCTTCGGTCCGGGCGAGGGCCTGGTCGGCCAGATCGCCCTGTCCCGGCGGACCATCCGGGTACGGGCGGTCTCGGACGGTCGGCTCACCCTCCGCTCCGGTCTCGCCGAGACCCCGCCGGCGGACCTGGTGGTGCTGCCGGTGCTCTTCGAGGGCGAGTTGCTCGGCGTGATCGAGTTCGCGGGTGTCACCACCTTCTCGGACCTGCACCTGGCCTTCCTCGAGCGGCTGGTGCTCACCATCGGCGTCGCGGTCAACACGATCCAGGCCAACCGGCGTACCGAGGAACTGCTGGCCCAGTCCCAGCGGCTGGCGCACGAGATGCAGGAGCAGTCGGCGGAACTCCAGCGCACCAACGCCGAGCTGGAGGACAAGGCCCAGCTGCTGAGCGAGCAGAAGGCCAACATCGAGACCAAGAACCGGGAGATCGAGCTGGCCCGGATCGGCCTGGAGGAGAAGGCGCAACAGCTCAGCCGGGCCTCGGCGTACAAGTCGGAGTTCCTGGCCAACATGAGCCACGAGCTGCGCACGCCGCTCAACTCGCTGCTGTTGCTGGCCCGGCTGCTCGCCGACAACCCGGAACTCAACCTCACCGAGAAGCAGATCGAGTTCGCCCGGACCATCCACAGCGCCGGCTCCGACCTGCTGTCGCTTATCGACGACATCCTCGACCTGTCCAAGATCGAGGCCGGCCGGATGGACGTGGAGCCGGTCGAGGTGCGGTTCGCGGAGATCCGCAACTACGTGGAGCAGGCGTTCACCCCGCAGGCCGAGCAGAAGGGCCTGGACTTCCAGGTACGGGTGTCCCGCGAGCTGCCGGTGGCGATCGTCACGGACGCCCAGCGGCTCCAGCAGATCCTGCGGAACCTGCTTTCCAACGCGGTGAAGTTCACCGACAACGGCGCGGTGACGCTGCGGATCGGCCCGGCGCCGGCCGGGCGGTACTTCGACGTACCGGCGTTGCAGAGCGCCAACCAGGTGGTCGCGTTCGAGGTGATCGACACCGGGATCGGCATCGCGGACGACAAGGTCGGCCCGATCTTCGAGGCGTTCCAGCAGGCCGACGGCACCACCAGCCGCCGGTACGGCGGCACCGGGCTGGGCCTGTCGATCAGCCGCGACCTGGCCCGGTTGCTCGGCGGCGCCATCACGGTGTCCTCCGCGCCGGGGCAGGGTTCCACCTTCACCCTCTGGGTGCCGGACGTGCTGGCCCCGGACACCGTCGTCGCGTCGCCGATCCCGGCGGCCACGCCGCAGTTGCTCGGCACCGGGGCGCCGGTGCTGCGTCCGATGGCGGACCGGGAGCCGGTGCTCACCCCGGCCGCCCGGCAGCTGGACGGTGCCACCGTGCTGATCGTGGATGACGACGTACGGAACGTCTTCGCCCTGACCAGCGCGCTGGAGCTGCACGGCATGACGGTGCTGTACTCGGACAACGGCGTCGACGGGGTGCGGCTGCTGGCCGAGCACCCGGAGGTCGACATCGTGCTGATGGACGCGATGATGCCGGACCAGGACGGGTACGAGACCACCCGGGCGATCCGGCGTAACCACCACTTCGCGGAGCTGCCCGTGGTGTTCCTGACCGCGAAGGCGATGCCGGGCGACCGGGAGTCGGCGCTGGCCGCCGGGGCCAGCGACTACATCACCAAGCCGGTGGACCTGGACGAGCTGATCGAGCTGATGGCGGTCTGGGTGACCGGCGGCGGGCGGGACAGCGGAGAATGA
- a CDS encoding flavoprotein has translation MGRPARPVPAAADQGSVRPGASAGTRPLPGRAVSRTPPRGHTMATVTTWTGHPVRSTYQSSPGPRRSLPATDALVIAPATYNSINKIALGLADNYAMTSVAELIGRQVPTVIVPFVNAALAARAPFRHAVASLRDEGVRLLLGPDDQWEPHPPGNGNERQKAFPWTVAFETAAQLAHESRPAAPGHA, from the coding sequence GTGGGGCGACCTGCCCGACCTGTCCCTGCTGCGGCGGATCAAGGATCGGTACGACCCGGAGCATCGGCTGGCACCCGGCCGCTTCCCGGGCGGGCTGTGAGTCGGACTCCTCCGAGGGGACATACGATGGCTACGGTGACGACCTGGACCGGTCATCCGGTCCGGTCGACGTACCAGTCCTCGCCCGGCCCGCGCCGATCCCTTCCTGCCACCGACGCCCTGGTCATCGCCCCGGCGACGTACAACTCGATCAACAAGATCGCCCTCGGCCTGGCCGACAACTACGCCATGACCTCGGTCGCCGAACTGATCGGCAGGCAGGTACCGACCGTCATCGTCCCGTTCGTCAACGCCGCCCTCGCCGCGCGGGCGCCGTTCCGGCACGCCGTGGCCAGCCTCCGGGACGAAGGAGTACGCCTCCTGCTCGGCCCCGACGACCAGTGGGAACCGCATCCGCCTGGCAACGGCAACGAGCGGCAGAAAGCCTTCCCTTGGACGGTGGCTTTCGAGACGGCCGCCCAACTCGCCCACGAATCTCGACCGGCCGCCCCGGGCCACGCCTGA